CCAAACGACGTAAAATAGTTAGGGGAACCATAATGAGAAAAATTACGAAAAAACCGGAAGTGTTAGCACCTGCTGGCACACTTGAAAAGTTAAAAACTGCCATAAGGTACGGTGCAGATGCGGTTTATATTGGTGGAAATCAGTACGGACTTAGAACCCGTGCAGGCAACTTTACGTATGATGAAATGCGCGAAGGTGTCGCATTTGCCAAATCACACAATGCAAAAGTGTATGTTGCGGCAAATATGGTGACGCATGAAGGAGATGCGGACGGTGCGGGTGAATTCTTTCAAACGCTCAGAGACATCGGCATTTCCGCCGTCATTGTGTCTGACCCAGCCTTAATCGAAATTTGTGCAACTGAAGCGCCTGGTTTACCGATTCACTTATCCACACAAGCTTCTGCAACAAATTACGAAACACTGAATTTCTGGCAAGCTGAAGGATTAGAGCGTGTCGTGTTGGCAAGAGAAGTCGGGATGGAAGAAATTAAAAAAATCCAACAAAAAACAGATGTAGAAATTGAAGCATTTATTCACGGAGCGATGTGTATTTCCTATTCAGGTCGTTGTACATTATCCAACCATATGTCTAACCGTGATGCGAATCGCGGCGGCTGCTCACAATCCTGTCGTTGGAAATACGGATTATTTGAAATGCCTCTACCAGACGAACGCAAATCCGTCCTTGCAGGTGAACCCGTTGAAGACTTTTCGATGAGTGCAGTGGACATGTCTATGATTCGCCATATTCCAGATTTGGTCGAAAACGGCGTAGATAGTTTAAAAATTGAAGGGCGAATGAAATCGATACATTATGTATCCACGGTTTCCAATGTTTATCGTCAAGCGATTGATGCGTATTGTAATGACCCGGATAACTATGAGTTCCAACAAGAGTGGGAAGATGAACTATGGAAAGTGGCGCAACGCGAATTATCAGTCGGATTTTATTACGGAACGCCAACTGAAAATGAGCAATTATTTGGCGCTCGTCGAAAAATCCCTGCCTATTCCTTTATTGGCCAAGTGTTAGACTATGACGAAGAAACACAAATCGCAACGATTCAACAGCGCAATCATTTTAGTGTAGGAGACGAAATCGAATTTTACGGTCCTGGCTTCACACATCTAAACCAAACAATCGAGTCACTATGGGATGAAGAAGGAAACCCAATCGACCGTGCCCCGAATGCGCTTATGACGGTGAAAATGAAAGTAGATGCACCTGTTAAACCATTTGATATGATGCGTAAAATAAAATAAAGTGGAATAAAGTGGTGCCAGTCACTCAAACAAACGTGAATTTCACAACATTCACGTTTGTTTTCATTAACTGGAATGTTTGAGTGACTGGCACTAAAGTGTCCCAAAGTGTCTAAATTGACACAACTTTAATAAATCAACAGATAAAGCTTGTGGTACAATATTATTTTAAGAATAATAATTTATGAGTTTGTAAGATAAATGATACACTGCTGGTCAGGTTTCTTTCCCATGAAGTCTAGAGTAGATGACTGCAAACGTATCGAACGGAGGGTTTGATTTGCTACATTACAAAACGCATGTTTTAAGCCCATCACATGAGTGGGTTGTCTTTCTTCACGGACTCGGCGGAAATTCAAATATTTGGTACAAACAAATTAAAGATTTTAAACGGCACTTCAATCTATTGTTTATCGATTTAAAAGGTCACGGCGGTTCTGTTGATTATAAACCTGAGATTCTTCATTACACTTCTGAAGGATTAGCAGGAGATGTCGTTAACGTATTAGATCATCTTTCCATTAAAAAAGCCCATTTTGCGGGAATTAGTTTGGGATCTGTTGTTTTGCATAGCTTACACATACACGCCCCTCACAGAATTAAAAGCATGGTGTTGGGCGGCGCAATTATTCGGTTTACAAAACTTGCACGCACCCTTCTAAAAACTGGAGATTTGATTAAAAATTTCGTTCCATATATGTGGCTGTACAAACTGTTTGCTTGGATTCTAATGCCAAAGAAGCATCATGAACACTCTAGAAATCTATTCATTCGAGAAGCGAAAAAACTTCGTCAAAAAGAGTTTATTCGGTGGTATCAATTTGCCTCCACAGTTCCTGCGATTTATCCAAAAATAGATACCGAAAAGCATGTCATCCCAAAGATGTATATTATGGGAAGTCAAGATTATATGTTTATTGGGCCTGTTCTTGAAGATACAGTGAAGGACAAAAGTGCAAGTATCCATGTAATTGATCAATGCGGACATGTGTGCAATATTGAAAAGGATAAAGAGTTCAATCAGGTCGCCATTAACTTTTTTAATGACCGAATCCAATTGGACCCAAAGAAACTTCCTCTTCCAAAAACGGCAAGGAAGTATGTAATTACTCAATAAAAGAAGCTCGCACAAAGCGAGCTTCTTTTATTTTAAATCTTATTTTTCTACTTCGCCTTCCCAGTCCAACATACCGCCAGTCATATTCATCACGTCGTAACCTTGTTCACTTAAAAAGTTACACGCATTCCCGCTTCTGCCACCAGAACGGCAAATCATCACATATTGATGATCCTTATCTATTTCATCCAAACGATTTGGTATGTCACCGAGTGGAATATGCTTAGCGCCCGGTACCATTCCGTGTGCAACTTCATCTGCTTCCCGCACGTCGATCATATTCAATTTTTCACCATTATTTAGTTTTTCCAATACTTCTTTTGTAGAAATTTCCTTCATGCTAATCCCTCCAAAGTTATATTTGTTTATATTTTTGTCGAAAAAAGGTAACCCTACAAGATAGGATAACCTGTAAAAAGCACGGCTACTAACCGCTCCAATCTATTACGATTATATACCCCTAATGGTATTAATGTCAAATAAAAAACGTCCGAAACTTAAGTGTTCGAACGCCTTTCCATACAACCGTTTATTAATCCTCTTCTTCAAAATATATCTTATAATAATTCCGACCTGTCGCCTCATCATACCCCGCTTCAATGAGTTCATCGACTTGCTCAATATCACGGACATTAACGACAATTTCAATATTGTCATCCAGTTTTATTTTCCGCTTGAATTTTTTCTCGGCATTTTCAATGGCGCTTTCCGAAATAATCGTTTCATACGGCTTGACCGAATTCACAATCAAGTCCCTTTGAACTTCATCTGGTGCTTCAAAAACAGTGTCAATGTAGTCATCGACTTGAAATTCCTCTTCACTTCTAAAGTAGTCCAATGTTTTGTTTAATAAACCTAACTTCTCCGTATTCGTGAAATTTTCTTCTTTTAGAATGATTTTTTTAACTTCCTGTAAGGCCAAATCTGTTTTTTCATACGCTTCATCCGCGACTTTAATTTTCAAAAAACGCTCTTGCCAATAAACAATATCTTCTTTCCTTCTCGTTCGAATAAAAATAGCTGGCTCTTCATCAGGCCCCATATCGACAATGACAGCCGCATTATTAATTTTCCTTACATTAATACCATCAATACCGTTTACAATCATTTTATTTTGTTCACTTTTTACATCTAAAAAGATTTCTTTATCATCAATTTTGACAATGGAGAGGACTTTTTTCGTCTCCGTTCCCATTAAAATATTATTAAATAACCCAATAAATAAATCCCCGCTCTTAATATTTGGATGGGTCGATACACTATGCAAATGCGTCGCGATATGCTGCGATTGCTCTAGGAAATTACTTTCCTCTTGAAAAATCGTCTTCGCATAGGTATAGATTTCATGTAAATCAAGATCCGTCTCATGAAAAAATTCGTATTGCTGATCAAAATGCACTTTACTAAACGCTAACTGTGTAAAAGCCGCCTCCATCAATACTTCTGGTTCAGTGAACACTTCATCACCTAAAATAAGCGTATCATCTATTCCATGCATAATGTATTGCATTAATTTACCCTCTGATACTTCTAGCACATTCTTCACCCTTCTATCTTTCATCTTCGACAATTCACCATATCATATTTTGACACAGCATTAAAAGAAATCTTCTATCGTCCCTGTTATAATAGGAACTACTTTCACCTACCTACGAGGGGGAATTGACAATGCAAACATTATTTTTTCAACCTGCATGGGACCAAACAATTGCACCCGCTGATAGAGAAAAAATTACCCATCTTTTTCAATCGCTGCATTTCAAAGACGGCATCCATTTTTCCTTTCTATGGGAGGCAGTCAATTACAAAGAGGAGCGATTAGTAACTGTGCTCCTTCACAATGTCGAAGACACGCCCCTCAAGTTAGCAAACATAGCGATTGACTATTTAAAAGACAAGCAAGCGATGACTGGCCTGTTTACGCTCCCCTTACAAGTTCCTGAAAGAACTACGATGCCATGGACATTCATCTTTTCATCAGACAATCAAACAGACCAACTTCCGGCGTACACCATCGTTTACAATGAATAACCCTACCAAAAGGCTTCATCCGCTTACCGCAGGGATGAAGCCTTTTTATTTTCTGTCATGAATGAAATAAATCAATCATAAAATGAAAAGGTGCTGAAAATTAATGGAGGTGCTTACATGAGTGAGAATACTTCATCAAATCACAACAAAAATAGAAAACAACAGCAACTAGACGAATTCCGTGTGAGAAATGCCGGGAAACCGATGACATCTAATGTATCAAGAAAAATCTCAGATGATGAAAGGATTTTAACGGCCGGAAAACGCGGACCAGGCCTAATGGAAGATGTTCATTTTTTCGAGAAAATAACTTCATTTGTACGTGAAGAAATCCCTGAGAGAAAAGTTCATGCGAGAGGGTATGGGGCTCATGGAGAATTTGAATGTTACAAGTCAATGAAACAATTTACGAAAGCCGGATTTTTACAAGAGGCTGGTAAAAAAACGCCGCTATTTGTCAGATTTTCAACTGTACAAGGAAGCAAAGGATCCAAAGATACAGCAAGAGATTTGCGCTGTTTAGGGATTAAGTTTTATACAGATGAAGGAAACTATGATATGACGTTGATTTCGTTTCCTGTTTTGATTAACCAGGATGCAATGAAATTCCTTGATGTCATACATGCGTATCAGCCGGAACCCCGTACAGGTATGCCGCAAGCTTCGGGCGCCCATGATACTTTTTGGGATTATGTCGCAAATAACCCAGAAGCACTTCATATGACATTATGGGTGATGTCAGATTGGGGTCTTATTAGAAGTTATAGAATGATGCCGTCGTTTTCAGTTAATACGTACCTGTTTGTAAATGAGGAAGGCGTCGCAACTTTTGTCAGATTTATATGGAAACCTGTTCTTGGATCGCACTCTTTGCTGATGGATGAAGCGCAAAAAATTGGCGGTATTGATCCAGATTTCCATAGGCGAGACCTTAGAGAAGCGATTAATATGGGCGCCTACCCTGAATATGAATTAGGCGTTCAAATGATTCCAATGGAAGATGAACATAAATATGATTTTGATATTCTAGATTCCACAAAGTTTTGGCCAGAAGAGCTAATCCCTGCCGAGATTATCGGCAAAATGACGTTAAATCGAAATGTGGACAATGAATTCGCGGAGCTTGAACAGGCTGCATTCAACCCGGGAAATATTGTTCCCGGCATTGATTTTTCCAACGACCCTGTTTTACAAGGTAGGTTACTTGCCTACCGATCGGCACAATACCACCGTTTAGGCAGTAAAAACTATGACCAGTTACCGATTAACCGGCCACTCTGTCCATTCCACAATAATCAGAGAAAAGGATATATGCAGTACCGTATCGATGTAGACGAAACGAGTTATCATAGAAACTCACTAACAAACAATACGCCTTACACAACGCCACCTGAAGAAGGAGGATATAAGCATTATCCTACAAAAGTGGAGGGGCATGTTACGCGCGAGGTACCCGAAAAATTTTATGATTACTTTACACAGCCAAGAATTTTCTGGAATAGTTTAACACCTATCGAGAAACAGCATATGATTGAAGCGCTTAGCTATCAGATTGGAAGTTGTAAGAGTGAGTCGGTCCGACAGCAAAACGTTGATCTATTAGTGAATGTAGATAAAGAAATGGCTACCATCGTAGCAGATAACATTGGGGTTAATCGTCCAACTGGAGATCACGTCCCTGTGTCGACCAGCTATCCTTCTCTTAGCCAGGCAAGTACCCCAAAGTATGCTTATTCATTAAAAGTAGGGGTCCTCGTCGGGGATGGTTTTAATGGAAGCGAAGTAACCAATACGCTTAACACCCTTAAGAAATATGGCGTATTTGTTGTCATCGTTGGTGCCACGCTTGGTACCGTCACAGGTGATGATGGTACAAAACTAAAAGTTGATGAAACATTTCTCACAACAAGCCCTTATCTACTCGACTCTATCTATGTCGTTGGTGGAAGCGCTAAAAATATGGAAAGATTCAACTCCGACATTATGAATTATATAAATGTAGCTTATAAGCACTACAAACCAATTGGTGTCGGCTCAAATGGTCAGTCTCATATTCATGCCACAGATAGAAATAACTTAGCTGGGGTTGTTTTTGCAAAAGATAATCCGAACTTTGGTGAAGACTTTGTCGCTGCGATTGGACAAATGCGTTTTTGGGATAGAAAGTAACAACAATCGATTGAAAAAGAAACCTGTGCCACAACAATAGCTGTTGGCACAGGTTTTCTTATTCATTATTTATTGCGTTTGCGATTTTTTTGTTGATTTTGTTGTTGGTTGTTTTGTTGGAATTCTTGTGCGTTAAAACCTTCACCAAATTCAGTGTTGTTCTGATACTGTGCTTCTTGGTTCCGATTTCTTTGATTCTGTTGTTGATTGCGTTGATTTTTTTGGTTCTGGTTGTTGTTCGGCATTGTCACCACTCCATTTAATTTTGTTAAGTGATTTTTCACTTACACCTCATAATGTGTACCATTTACTTTAGATGATACTTGTCTTTTATTTCCAAAGCGGCTTAAAACAATGCGCTCCCTAATTTATTGACTGTTATCTTCTCGCTGTTCAGACGGTTCTTCCGTTGGATCCGGTTCGTCTTCGTCAACGCCATTACAACCGAAAAGAAAGCCTGCCGACAACATAACAGACATAAACGGTAAGATGACTTTTTTATATTTCATGCCTCTTCCTCCAATCTAATTTATTCGTTATATTTTGCCCTATGATTGTTTTATTATCCACAGCATCTTCTAAAATATATGCTTTTATCCAATCATGTTGGATTTATTATATTGTTACCTAAAACACATTACTGTATCATACATAGTATAAGAAAGTGAGATGATGATCATGTCATTAGTAGAATCTTTCACAACTGAATTAAGAAGAGGGACTTTAACTTTAGCCGTATTAAGTCAATTACGAGTCCCACAATATGGTTATTCATTGGTACAACGTCTTGAAAAGGCAGGCGTCACGATTGAACAAAGCACGTTATACCCATTGCTTCGCCGACTGGAGAAACAGAAACTCCTAACGAGTAGCTGGGATACCTCGGAAAGCAGACCCCGCAAATATTACGTTATGAATGAATATGGGATTGAACTTTATGAGCAACTAAAAACCGAATGGAAAACGATGACAGTAGAATTAACAACATTATTGGAAGGAGATGAACATCATGAATCTGATTGAAGCTTATGCATATGAGGTAACAAGAAGATTACCCGAAAAATCGAGGGATGATATTGCCCTTGAACTACACACGATTATCGAGGATATGTTGCCAGACGATTATACTGAAAAAGAGGTCATGGAGGCTCTTTCAAAACTCGGCGACCCCGCACAGCTTGCGGCAAGTTACCGTGACACACCAAAATTTTTGATCGGTCCCAAAGTATATGATGCTTATATGCGAACAATGAAAATTATCGTTCCTTGGGTTATTTTTATTACCATTTTAGTCTACGTGGTTGAAAGCATCGTCCTTTTTTCAGGAGAACAAAGCATTCTCTCTGTTATGATCAAAGGTTTGGGAATGATTATCGCCAATATCATACAAGCGCTCATCCATACATTTTTTTGGGTCACACTTGTCTTTATTGCCATCGAACGATTTGGCCTTGCCGGCAACATCGATTCAAAACTTGGAACGATATGGACACCGGAAGATTTGAAACAGGTCAATCTTATTCCAAAGAAAAAAATCATATCAAAAGGCGAAGTTGTTTTTGGCTTTATTTGGACAGCAATTTGGGTCGGTTTTTATTTCAATGCAGACCGCCTGGCAGGAATTTATCGTTCGACAGATGGACATGATTTGCAAATGATCATGCCAATTTTCGATCAAACCGTCTTACTTTCCTATTGGCCAATCATTTTACCATTTGCGCTCCTTGAAATCGGACTTGGAATTTATAAATGGAAAACAAAACAATGGACAATGAAGCTCGTCACAATTAATGCAGTTATAAAAGTGTTCAGTGTCGTTGCGTTTATTGTGATCGCAAGCAACCCTAACCTCATCAACGAGGCAGTTGCACCTTATATGGTTACTTTACTTGAGATTAGTTTATCCTCAGTGAATAACTTTATGAATTGGGCTGTATGGACGATTGTTATAACGATCATCGTGACTGTAGTAATTGAAGTGTATGAAACCTATCGGAAAGCGAAAGTTATATAGAGCCAAGAAAACCTCCACGTATGATTTTCGTGGAGGCTTTCCGATTCATTTCTCAAGTTCACTTAGTCCCATCTTGACTTCGCTCGGTAGTTCAAAGAAAGGTTGAATGTCTTGGACGTATTCTAAAATTCCTAAAAACTCACCTTTATCATTAAAGAGGGATTTGTACGTAATATGAATGTATTTCCCCTTCATTTTAAACCACATACTTTCAGAAGTTCGCCGGCCTGTTTTCAAGTCACGTATGATTGTCATGACCTTCATCAAACTCTTAGGTGGGTGACAATTGGCTACGTTTCGGCCAATCGAACTTGGCGTCCGTACAAGCATCATTTCCGAAGCATCTGTTATGTCGTTGAAGTACTTAAATAGATCATTTTTATCCACAAAAGTAATTTCCAGTGGCAAGTTGTTCAAAATCAACTGGGCTTCTTTTGTCGTTAAATATCCGCCGCCACCCATCACAAGATTTTCAGCAGGTGGCGTATCATTTGTCTGCTCTTCAAATGTAGGCGCACATTTTTCTTCCGGTCCATCAATGAGCGCATAGCCAAATGCATCACTCTCATTGGCAACCGCTAACCAATCCGCCTCGCTAAAGACCTTTTGAAGAATTGGTAAAATAATCGCCTCTTCTTGAAAAATCATTTCTTTAAATTCTTTTTCAAACGCGGTATATCTCATTCGAACACGCTCAACGTCTAGTGGAACTCGAACAATTTGTTTTTTCAGCGCCTGGTATAAGGCACGAATGCGGTCATCTTTCCGCCATACTGTTCGAGCGGGCGCAATGTGGCCATATCGCTCCATAATCGGAAAGAAGAGCTTTTCTTTGCGATTATAATGATTGTGGAATTCCCCTAAATGAAAAATGTGCTCTGTTAATTCATCACCTATTGCTTGGTCAGAGTCCTCTTCAAGCAATTGCAACAGTTGTTGAATCTGATTTAAAACAACTTGAAAAGCAGTGTTTTCCGCTTTAAAAATTTGAACGGGATGATTGGCGGGCAATATGTCCTTTTCATTCAATGATTGACTAGATAACTGGGCATGCATACTTGAAAACTTCTTAATGTCCTCCATCGTCACACCGTAGTCGCCATTGATTAATTCCAACTGCATGAGCAATAGGTCAAGCGGGCGCACATCGTTAAAATGTTGTTCATAGTGGATTTGGAATGCTTCCAACGAGCCACCATCACGTATATATAAGAGGATTTCTTTTAATGCACTCATTCTTTTGATATCAAATTGCATATTTAACATGACTTCACCTCATATCAATTTAAATTAACCAGATCGTTTTCCCATCTCATTTCCTATATACCTTCAGGCAATCGTTTAAACTTATATATTTATTATAACTTATCCCAAGGAATTTTTTGTGAATTATATCACGTTCAGGAGTGATTTTAAGATTAATCAACTTTATTAAATCACAAACAATGTTGATTTCCGTTCCGGGCGGACGCTTTCCGTGGAGCCGCCCTCCACTCCAATCAACGAAGTTACCTTATATATGAACATTCCAGAAGAGATTAGAATGCACTAAAAAAGACCTTTTGTAAGTATAGTTCTTACAAAAAGTCTTCAGCAATGCCCAACGATATTTAAGTCTGATTAACAAAGCTTTTAATCACACCCATCCTGCGACCAATCTCACTCACATGATCCACAACCATTCGTAGCTGTTCCTCTGTATGTGTCGCCATGACAGTTATGCGCAGGCGACTTGAACCTTGTGGCACAGTAGGTGGACGGATTGCGGGGATGTAGATACCTTCCTCCATCAGTTGCTCGGAAAACTCGACGGCTTGATTTGCATCGCCAATTAGGAGCGAAATGATAGGAGTATTTGAGGGACTTATCGTAAATCCCTGACGCGCTAAGTTCGTATATAAGAAATGCGCATTCTTTAACAGCCGTTGACGCCTTTCTGGTTCATGTTGAATGAGGCGAATCCCTTCTCGCGCAGCTTCAATCACACCTGGTGATAAAGCGGTTTGAAAAATAAACGTTCTGGCACGATTTCGTAAATATTGAATCGCAAGAGAGGAGCCGGCCACAAATCCGCCTTCTGTTCCGACCGCTTTACTTAACGTTCCTACGATAAAATCAACCTCATGTTGCAAGCCGAAATAATCAATCGTTCCACCGCCACATTCACCCAATACCCCTGTTGCATGCGCGTCATCAACCATTATGTAAGCATTGTACTTCTTAGCAAGTGCGACGATTTCAGGAAGTGGCGCAATATCTCCGTCCATGCTAAAAACCCCATCCGTTACAATGAGCTTTTTCCCCTCCCCTTGCCATGCCCGTAACTTTTCTTCTAAATCTAACATATCTGCATGTGCGTATCGGATCGTTTTCGCCTTGCTTAACCGGCACCCATCTATAATACTTGCATGATTCCACGCATCCGAGAAAATAATGTCTCCTTCTCCCATAACACTCGAAATGAATCCGACGTTCGCCAAATAACCACTGCTAAAAACAATCGACGCTTCCGTCCCTTTTAACTCGGCAATTTCACGCTCCAATTGCTCATGAATCACCATATTGCCAGTCGTCAGTCGAGCACCGCCACTACCCGTCCCGTAAAGAGAAATTCCATTCATCGCCCTTTCTTTTAAGCGCGAATCTGTTGCGAGTCCTAAATAATTATTCGATGAAAACAATACATACTTGTTTCCCTCTATCATCACTTCCGTATCATTTCCCGTTGACAATGAACGCAAATTTCTTGTTAACCCTTCTGCTTCTATCGCTTGCAGTTGACGTTGAAACCAATCATTCATTCGCTATCTCCTCCTTGAATAAACACAGGTTTCCTTTCTAAAAAGTTCATATACGAATCTATATCTACGTCGTTATGAACAAAAAACACACGCCCCCCACTTTCACATCCCATCTTTTTCAAAGGTGAAATCCTAACATATCCTAATTGTTGGCTACTCACATACCCCGTTACATAATCCGGATCATCAGACCAACAAAGTTCCGCAACGGTATAAGGGGAATGCGCTACTTTCGTCGCCAAAGCCAATGCCTCTCGAACTCGAACAGAATCCTCTACTTGTCCACCATCGTTCCAATCCATGCGTGACACACGGACCCCTTTCTGTTCCCGGTCATCTAATCGTTCACCCGTCTCGCAATTCACAATTGCCGCCCCGCGAAGATTTCGTTCATGATTTAATATAAAAAAAGCATGTTCAATCGCTCGCTCTGAAACACCCGCGGCAGCCAATTGGTCTTTCGCCTTGTCATGCCCTTCTTGAACCGTCGCCACTTCAATTGCCGAAACGTCTAACGGAGGAATAAATTGAAGTTGTTCACTCGGCACTTTTTCAACAACAAGTTGGATAAAATCAGCGCTTCCTCTAGTATGATTAGATGCTTTCGCTAATAATTCCGTAGCGATCGCTCCCAACTGAGAATGATCGCACAACCGCTCACCGCCAGATATATGCTTCCCACCTAACTCATGGGCTTTCCCTTCAGCTGCACGCATACGAACACTAAAATACTCGGGGTACACTGTTTCTGGCACCTACTTTCTCATGAATGGTCCGCATCATTTTCGTTATCGGCCATACACATAAAGCCGTAATAATCATTCCTGGAATGACTGGAATGAGAAGCGGTAAAATTGGAATATCTAAAGTAAAAGCCAACCCAATACGTGCTACTGCTGTCCCAATTGGCCCCGCAAGCATAAGTACAGGAATTGATGTCCCACAAAATAAAATGATCAACCCAACAGTCAGTCGAAAAATGAGTGATATTTCAGCATTGATAAATGTATGAATGCCAAGTAAAAGTAAAAGGACACTTGCAATCATACCTGCAAGAAAATAACGCTTAAAACCAAATACTGCCGCAATTGCAATTGCAACGGGTGCAGATAATTGAAATTCAGACCCAGGAATCCCCGTTGGAATTTTAAAGTATCCAGCAAGAATAATAAAACAAGCCAACATAGCAATTTGTGCAATATCATAAGCTGTAAACTTTTTCACCTAGACCACCCTCACTTAATATACGTTAACCTGCTAATCAGTTTAGTTAACCTATATTAGATTGAAGCATAGCAAGCGCATTCTTGTCAAACACTTTTGCACTATATTCAGAGAATTCCAGACATATTCTTTCAAATTTTGACAGATTAAAAAGCAATCCAACCTTAACATCAAGGTCGAATTGCTTTAATAAATTTATGCAGATTCCT
This window of the Sporosarcina pasteurii genome carries:
- the bioF gene encoding 8-amino-7-oxononanoate synthase; the protein is MNDWFQRQLQAIEAEGLTRNLRSLSTGNDTEVMIEGNKYVLFSSNNYLGLATDSRLKERAMNGISLYGTGSGGARLTTGNMVIHEQLEREIAELKGTEASIVFSSGYLANVGFISSVMGEGDIIFSDAWNHASIIDGCRLSKAKTIRYAHADMLDLEEKLRAWQGEGKKLIVTDGVFSMDGDIAPLPEIVALAKKYNAYIMVDDAHATGVLGECGGGTIDYFGLQHEVDFIVGTLSKAVGTEGGFVAGSSLAIQYLRNRARTFIFQTALSPGVIEAAREGIRLIQHEPERRQRLLKNAHFLYTNLARQGFTISPSNTPIISLLIGDANQAVEFSEQLMEEGIYIPAIRPPTVPQGSSRLRITVMATHTEEQLRMVVDHVSEIGRRMGVIKSFVNQT
- the bioW gene encoding 6-carboxyhexanoate--CoA ligase; translated protein: MPETVYPEYFSVRMRAAEGKAHELGGKHISGGERLCDHSQLGAIATELLAKASNHTRGSADFIQLVVEKVPSEQLQFIPPLDVSAIEVATVQEGHDKAKDQLAAAGVSERAIEHAFFILNHERNLRGAAIVNCETGERLDDREQKGVRVSRMDWNDGGQVEDSVRVREALALATKVAHSPYTVAELCWSDDPDYVTGYVSSQQLGYVRISPLKKMGCESGGRVFFVHNDVDIDSYMNFLERKPVFIQGGDSE